Proteins co-encoded in one Paraburkholderia edwinii genomic window:
- a CDS encoding sugar ABC transporter ATP-binding protein — translation MTPFLEVRDISKTFPGVRALDRVTLQVARGEVLALAGENGAGKSTLMKILTGVLTHDAGGEVRIEGEPVTLRDGNHARGLGIGIIYQELSVVDNLNIAENIFLAREPRNRFGLIDRAKMNDAARALLDTIGMALDPRTPVSELSVGQKQMVEIAKAISCDSKIIIMDEPTASLSHHETRILLDLIKRLRTQNIGIVYISHRLDELFELADRVTVLRDGSTVGSAPMAEVTREWLVRKMVDRELSDLYAVSESHATREVVLEVRNLSLRTRDHAPAKIRDISFNVHRGEILGIAGLVGSGRTEIMEMIFGMRPCTGEVWIEGRKVSIARPHDAITHGIGFVTEDRKGQGLVAGMSIRENFSLTHLEAYAPFEFVRRAAEDERCRQFVRTLGVKTPSIEQKVINLSGGNQQKVVLAKWVAREPRVLIVDEPTRGIDIGAKAEVHALLGRLAAQGIAIIAISSDLQEVLAISDRILVVREGRLNGVFERAEATQERVMAAATA, via the coding sequence ATGACGCCGTTTCTTGAAGTTCGCGATATCTCGAAGACATTCCCCGGCGTGCGCGCGCTCGACCGCGTCACGCTGCAAGTGGCGCGCGGCGAAGTGCTCGCGCTTGCCGGGGAGAACGGCGCGGGCAAGAGCACGCTGATGAAAATCCTCACCGGCGTGCTCACGCACGATGCGGGTGGCGAAGTACGCATCGAGGGTGAGCCGGTTACGCTGCGCGACGGCAATCACGCGCGCGGGCTGGGGATCGGCATCATCTATCAGGAACTGTCGGTCGTCGACAATCTGAATATTGCGGAGAACATCTTTCTTGCGCGCGAACCGCGCAACCGCTTCGGCCTGATCGACCGCGCGAAGATGAACGATGCGGCGCGCGCGCTGCTCGATACGATCGGCATGGCGCTCGATCCGCGCACGCCGGTTAGCGAGCTGAGCGTTGGGCAGAAGCAGATGGTCGAGATCGCGAAGGCAATTTCCTGCGATTCGAAGATCATCATCATGGATGAACCGACCGCGTCGCTGAGCCATCACGAAACACGCATTCTGCTCGATCTGATCAAGCGGCTGCGCACGCAGAACATCGGTATCGTCTATATTTCGCATCGGCTCGATGAACTGTTCGAACTGGCCGATCGCGTGACCGTTCTGCGCGACGGCTCGACGGTCGGCAGCGCGCCGATGGCGGAGGTTACGCGCGAGTGGCTCGTGCGCAAGATGGTCGATCGCGAGTTGAGCGACCTGTACGCGGTATCGGAATCGCATGCGACGCGCGAGGTCGTGCTCGAAGTGCGCAATCTGTCGCTGCGCACGCGCGATCACGCGCCGGCGAAGATTCGCGATATCAGCTTTAACGTGCATCGCGGTGAAATTCTCGGCATCGCGGGTCTGGTCGGCTCGGGGCGCACCGAGATCATGGAGATGATCTTCGGCATGCGGCCATGCACGGGCGAAGTGTGGATCGAAGGCAGGAAAGTGTCGATCGCGCGGCCGCACGATGCGATCACGCACGGCATCGGCTTTGTGACGGAAGACCGCAAAGGGCAGGGGCTCGTGGCCGGTATGAGCATTCGTGAGAATTTCAGCCTCACGCATCTCGAAGCGTATGCGCCGTTCGAATTCGTGCGGCGCGCGGCTGAAGACGAGCGCTGCCGCCAGTTCGTCCGCACGCTCGGCGTGAAGACGCCGTCGATCGAGCAGAAGGTGATCAATCTGAGCGGCGGCAACCAGCAGAAGGTCGTGCTCGCGAAGTGGGTCGCGCGCGAACCGCGGGTGCTGATCGTCGACGAGCCGACACGCGGTATCGATATCGGCGCGAAGGCGGAAGTGCATGCGCTGCTTGGGCGGCTGGCCGCGCAAGGAATCGCGATTATTGCGATCTCGTCGGATCTGCAGGAAGTGCTCGCGATCAGCGACCGGATTCTGGTCGTGCGCGAAGGGCGCCTGAACGGCGTGTTCGAGCGCGCCGAGGCGACGCAGGAACGCGTGATGGCGGCAGCGACGGCTTAA
- a CDS encoding DUF1223 domain-containing protein: protein MRISTCLAHAALLISGIALTAHAASERACSVASPAHRVALVELYTSEGCDSCPPADNWLSQLNRERHRDAVVPLAMHVDYWDNADWRDRFAQPAFTARQKYLSSKGGSHIVYTPAIYVGGQELRGWSSSTSFSERVQQLETQPAPADIRIGAQTSPSGTVAFDARIDARTPLPGDAFAYVAVYEDGLKSDVKGGENAGATLHHDRVTRNWFGPVPIVGGHARITGSYPAVESAKQGVVAFVESASTGEVLQVAELPRCDDGAAGVAGSAGPTGGGSRGTAGAGDVRPVR, encoded by the coding sequence ATGCGGATATCGACCTGCCTCGCGCACGCCGCACTCCTTATTTCAGGCATCGCCCTTACTGCTCACGCCGCGTCCGAGCGCGCGTGCAGCGTCGCCAGTCCCGCGCATCGCGTCGCGCTTGTCGAGCTTTATACGAGCGAAGGCTGCGATAGCTGCCCGCCCGCCGACAACTGGCTCAGCCAATTGAATCGCGAGCGGCATCGCGACGCGGTCGTGCCGCTCGCGATGCACGTCGACTACTGGGACAACGCCGACTGGCGCGACCGTTTCGCGCAACCCGCGTTCACCGCGCGGCAGAAGTATCTGAGCTCGAAAGGCGGCTCGCATATCGTCTATACGCCGGCGATCTATGTGGGCGGGCAAGAGCTGCGCGGCTGGTCCAGCAGCACGAGCTTCAGCGAACGCGTGCAGCAGTTGGAGACGCAGCCGGCGCCGGCTGACATCCGCATCGGCGCGCAGACGTCGCCGTCGGGCACCGTCGCGTTCGACGCGCGCATCGATGCGCGCACGCCGCTTCCGGGCGACGCCTTCGCGTATGTCGCGGTCTACGAGGATGGCTTGAAGAGCGATGTCAAGGGCGGCGAAAACGCCGGCGCAACGCTGCATCACGATCGCGTGACGCGCAACTGGTTCGGGCCGGTGCCGATCGTCGGCGGCCATGCGCGGATCACGGGCAGTTACCCGGCTGTCGAGTCGGCGAAGCAAGGCGTGGTTGCGTTCGTCGAAAGCGCGTCGACGGGCGAGGTGCTGCAGGTCGCCGAGTTGCCTCGTTGCGATGACGGCGCCGCGGGGGTCGCTGGTAGCGCCGGGCCCACCGGTGGCGGCTCGCGCGGCACTGCCGGCGCGGGTGACGTTCGCCCGGTACGATAA
- a CDS encoding ABC transporter ATP-binding protein, translated as MSDAIQNRHEPLESHVPLLEIEHLNVRFGDTVAVEDVSLSIARGERVALVGESGSGKSVTALSILRLLQDAQTSGAIRFNGEDLLAKSERAMRGLRGSDIAMIFQEPMTALNPLYTIGEQIAETIVLHDGVSAAEARKRAVELLGHTGITEPGKRVNSYPHQLSGGQRQRAMIAMALACRPRLLLADEPTTALDVTIRAQIVDLLLDLQREEAQKRGMAVLLITHDLNLVRHFAQRIAVMEKGVLVESGPVEQVFNSPQHPYTQRLLESRPQRAVVPVLPIAPVLLDAREVSVDFRTRLPGMAGWFQSGRFRAVDDASIMVRQGETLGIVGESGSGKSTLAMALLGLQRVTRGAIEFQGRALASYRGREQTALRSNLQVVFQDPFSSLSPRYTIERIVGEGLALHRPQLDIASRREKVVSVLREVGIDRTALYRYPHEFSGGQRQRIAIARALVLEPRILILDEPTSALDVSIQQQVLKLLAGLQKKYNLGFIFISHDLAVIGAMAHRVAVMKNGSIVESGDVEKIFASPSHPYTRKLLNAASGGENSLL; from the coding sequence GTGAGCGACGCCATTCAAAACCGGCATGAGCCGCTTGAGTCTCATGTGCCGCTGCTGGAAATCGAACATCTGAACGTGCGCTTCGGCGACACGGTCGCGGTCGAGGACGTCTCGCTCTCCATCGCGCGCGGCGAACGCGTTGCGCTGGTCGGCGAATCGGGTTCGGGCAAGAGCGTGACCGCGCTGTCCATCCTGCGTCTGCTGCAGGACGCGCAGACGAGCGGCGCGATCCGCTTCAACGGCGAAGATCTGCTCGCGAAAAGCGAGCGCGCCATGCGCGGCCTGCGCGGCTCCGATATCGCGATGATCTTCCAGGAGCCGATGACGGCCCTGAATCCGCTCTATACGATCGGGGAGCAGATCGCTGAAACGATCGTGCTGCACGACGGAGTATCGGCCGCCGAGGCGCGCAAGCGCGCAGTGGAGCTGCTCGGACACACGGGCATCACCGAGCCCGGCAAGCGCGTCAACAGCTACCCGCATCAGCTCTCGGGCGGGCAGCGGCAGCGCGCGATGATCGCGATGGCGCTCGCGTGCCGTCCGCGTCTGTTGCTCGCCGACGAACCGACCACGGCGCTCGACGTAACGATTCGCGCGCAGATTGTCGATCTGCTGCTCGACCTGCAGCGCGAAGAAGCGCAAAAACGCGGCATGGCCGTGCTGCTGATCACGCACGACCTGAACCTCGTGCGCCACTTCGCGCAACGCATCGCGGTGATGGAGAAGGGCGTGCTCGTCGAAAGCGGGCCGGTCGAACAGGTGTTCAATTCGCCGCAGCATCCGTACACGCAACGGCTGCTCGAAAGCCGCCCACAGCGCGCGGTGGTGCCGGTGCTGCCGATCGCACCGGTGCTGCTCGATGCGCGCGAGGTGTCGGTCGACTTCAGGACGCGGCTGCCCGGCATGGCCGGCTGGTTCCAGTCGGGCCGCTTCCGCGCGGTCGACGACGCGTCGATCATGGTGCGCCAGGGCGAGACGCTGGGCATTGTCGGCGAATCGGGCTCGGGCAAATCGACGCTTGCGATGGCGCTGCTCGGCCTGCAGCGTGTCACGCGCGGCGCGATCGAGTTTCAGGGCAGGGCGCTTGCGAGCTACCGCGGCCGCGAACAGACCGCGCTGCGTTCGAACCTGCAGGTCGTATTTCAGGATCCGTTCAGCTCGCTGTCGCCGCGCTACACGATTGAGCGGATTGTCGGCGAGGGGTTGGCGCTGCACCGGCCGCAGCTCGACATCGCGTCGCGCCGCGAAAAGGTCGTGTCGGTGCTGCGCGAGGTCGGCATCGACCGCACCGCGCTATACCGCTATCCGCACGAGTTCTCGGGCGGTCAGCGGCAGCGGATCGCGATCGCACGCGCGCTCGTGCTCGAACCGCGCATTCTGATTCTCGACGAACCAACGAGCGCGCTCGATGTCTCGATTCAGCAGCAGGTGCTGAAACTGCTCGCCGGGTTGCAGAAGAAATATAACCTCGGCTTCATATTCATCAGCCATGACCTGGCCGTGATCGGCGCCATGGCGCATCGTGTCGCGGTGATGAAAAACGGTTCGATAGTCGAGAGCGGCGACGTTGAGAAAATTTTTGCGTCACCCTCGCACCCTTACACCCGAAAGCTGCTGAACGCGGCGTCTGGTGGTGAAAATTCACTGTTGTAA
- a CDS encoding sugar-binding protein has product MQPTLPTLLRTALAQSLLAIFALSASAAHAKDAKDISIAVIPKVAVPFFDDCNNGAQAEATKLDVKYQWVVPQNTQGSTQVQIIEDLISKHVDGIAISVNEPKSVESVMKRAEKSGIKVLTYDSDSPKSGRSMYIGTSNVAAGESMAETMAKALNGNGDVAIITGQLGAVNLNERIAGIKQGLAKYPGIKIVETQGTDDDLAKGVSVVETTLRAHPQLKGIFGVSQVGGPAVAKVLNTREFGAMKGKLEVLAFDDLPDTVKGVRDGTIQGIMVQRPVTMGKLAVEHLVAQIQGTETQAKDIDTGVTVVTKDNLGSYTK; this is encoded by the coding sequence ATGCAACCAACCCTGCCGACCCTGCTGCGGACGGCGCTCGCACAGAGCCTGCTCGCCATTTTCGCGCTCTCCGCGAGCGCGGCTCATGCGAAAGACGCGAAAGATATTTCGATCGCGGTGATCCCGAAAGTCGCCGTGCCGTTCTTCGACGACTGCAATAACGGCGCGCAAGCGGAAGCGACGAAGCTCGACGTCAAGTACCAATGGGTCGTGCCGCAGAACACGCAGGGCTCGACGCAGGTGCAGATCATCGAGGATCTGATTTCGAAGCATGTAGACGGCATTGCGATTTCGGTCAATGAACCGAAGTCGGTCGAAAGCGTGATGAAACGCGCCGAGAAAAGCGGCATCAAGGTGCTGACCTACGATTCGGATTCGCCGAAGAGCGGCCGCTCGATGTACATCGGCACGAGTAACGTCGCGGCCGGCGAGTCGATGGCTGAGACGATGGCGAAGGCGCTCAATGGCAACGGCGATGTCGCTATCATCACGGGGCAACTCGGCGCGGTGAACCTCAACGAGCGGATTGCGGGCATCAAGCAGGGGCTCGCGAAATACCCGGGCATCAAGATCGTCGAAACGCAAGGCACCGACGACGATCTCGCGAAAGGCGTCTCGGTCGTCGAAACGACGCTGCGCGCGCATCCGCAACTGAAGGGCATTTTCGGCGTGAGCCAGGTCGGCGGGCCGGCGGTCGCGAAGGTGCTCAATACGCGTGAGTTCGGTGCGATGAAGGGCAAGCTCGAAGTGCTCGCGTTCGACGATCTGCCCGATACCGTGAAGGGCGTTCGCGACGGCACCATTCAGGGCATCATGGTGCAGCGGCCGGTAACGATGGGCAAGCTCGCGGTCGAGCATCTCGTCGCGCAGATTCAGGGCACCGAAACGCAGGCGAAGGATATCGACACCGGCGTGACGGTCGTGACGAAGGACAATCTCGGCAGTTACACGAAATAA
- a CDS encoding NAD-dependent epimerase/dehydratase family protein: MTKRVVVTGGSGLAGKWVVENLVEHGYEVMNLDRTPMPKRTARTLITDITDAGQVFNALASSTAPAEFVDDLEPKPIDAIVHFAAIPRIMVTPDNEVFRINVMGTYNILDAASKLGIRKVIVASSETTYGVVFAHRHRNPQYFPLDEDYPVDPMDSYATSKVINEVTAKAFHARTGSDIYCFRIGNVLDPEDYAKFNTEWLKDPGMRKRIAWSYIDGRDLANACRLAIEKDGLGFEVMNIAADDVSSDVPTAELIKRYYPEVPVKRKLGEFETLLSNEKLKRLLGWKQQHYWRDEAKKHPA; encoded by the coding sequence ATGACGAAGCGAGTGGTAGTGACCGGTGGCAGCGGCCTCGCCGGCAAGTGGGTCGTCGAGAATCTGGTCGAGCACGGTTACGAGGTGATGAACCTCGACCGCACGCCGATGCCGAAGCGCACCGCGCGCACGCTGATCACCGACATCACCGACGCAGGCCAGGTATTCAACGCGCTCGCATCGAGCACCGCGCCGGCCGAATTCGTCGACGACCTCGAGCCGAAGCCGATCGACGCGATCGTCCACTTCGCGGCGATCCCGCGCATCATGGTGACGCCCGACAACGAAGTGTTCCGCATCAACGTGATGGGCACGTACAACATTCTCGACGCAGCGTCGAAGCTTGGTATCCGCAAGGTGATCGTGGCGTCGAGCGAGACGACGTACGGCGTCGTGTTCGCGCATCGTCATCGCAATCCGCAGTACTTTCCGCTCGACGAGGACTATCCGGTCGACCCGATGGACAGCTACGCGACGTCGAAGGTCATCAACGAAGTGACCGCCAAGGCGTTTCATGCGCGCACGGGCTCGGATATCTACTGCTTCCGGATCGGCAACGTGCTCGATCCCGAGGACTACGCGAAGTTCAACACGGAATGGCTCAAGGATCCGGGCATGCGCAAACGTATCGCGTGGAGCTATATCGATGGACGCGATCTGGCGAACGCATGCCGTCTCGCGATCGAAAAGGACGGCCTCGGCTTCGAGGTGATGAACATCGCCGCCGACGATGTGTCGTCGGATGTGCCGACTGCCGAACTGATCAAACGCTACTATCCGGAAGTGCCGGTGAAGAGGAAGCTCGGCGAGTTCGAGACGCTGCTCAGTAATGAAAAGCTGAAGCGCCTGCTCGGGTGGAAGCAGCAACATTACTGGCGCGATGAGGCGAAGAAGCACCCGGCTTGA
- the gltX gene encoding glutamate--tRNA ligase, with protein MTASAQTPVRTRFAPSPTGFIHLGNIRSALYPWAFARKSKGVFILRIEDTDLERSTEASVDAILEGMAWLDLDIDEGPFYQMQRMDRYREVLQQMVEKGLAYPCYMSTEELDALRERQRLAGLKPRYDGTWRPEPGKVLPTPPEGVKPVLRFRNPLTGVVAWDDAVKGPIEISNEELDDLVIARPDGTPTYNFCVVVDDLDMRITHVIRGDDHVNNTPRQINILRALGGEVPVYAHLPTVLNEQGEKMSKRHGAMSVMGYRDAGYLPEAVVNYLARLGWSHGDAEIFSREQFLEWFDLEHLGKSPAQYDHDKLNWLNNHYIKEADNARLADLAKPFFAELGIDEATLARGADLPAVVGLMKDRASTVKEIATNAAMFYREPAPEPEALAQHVTDAVRPALAELADALKTVEWTKEAIAAAMKAVLASQKLKMPQLAMPVRLLVAGTTHTPSIDSVLMLFGRETVVSRIASGVGKALG; from the coding sequence GTGACTGCCTCCGCACAAACTCCCGTCCGCACCCGCTTCGCCCCGAGCCCCACCGGCTTCATCCACCTCGGCAATATCCGCTCCGCGCTGTATCCGTGGGCGTTTGCGCGCAAATCGAAGGGCGTGTTCATTCTGCGTATTGAAGACACCGACCTCGAACGCTCGACCGAAGCATCGGTGGACGCGATTCTCGAAGGCATGGCATGGCTCGACCTCGATATCGACGAGGGCCCGTTCTATCAGATGCAGCGCATGGACCGCTATCGCGAGGTGCTGCAGCAGATGGTGGAAAAGGGCCTCGCGTACCCGTGCTACATGTCGACCGAAGAGCTCGACGCGTTGCGCGAGCGGCAGCGTCTGGCGGGCCTGAAACCGCGCTATGACGGCACGTGGCGCCCCGAGCCCGGCAAGGTGCTGCCCACGCCCCCGGAAGGCGTGAAGCCCGTGCTGCGCTTTCGCAATCCGCTGACGGGCGTGGTCGCATGGGACGACGCGGTGAAGGGCCCCATCGAGATTTCGAATGAGGAACTCGACGACCTCGTCATCGCGCGTCCGGACGGCACGCCGACGTACAACTTCTGCGTGGTCGTCGACGATCTCGACATGCGCATCACGCACGTGATTCGCGGCGACGATCACGTGAACAACACGCCGCGCCAGATCAATATCCTGCGTGCGCTCGGCGGCGAGGTGCCGGTCTACGCGCATCTGCCGACCGTGCTCAACGAGCAGGGCGAAAAGATGAGCAAGCGCCATGGCGCGATGAGCGTGATGGGTTACCGCGATGCCGGCTATCTGCCGGAAGCGGTGGTCAACTATCTCGCGCGTCTGGGCTGGTCGCACGGCGACGCGGAGATCTTCTCGCGCGAGCAGTTTCTCGAGTGGTTCGACCTCGAGCATCTGGGCAAGTCGCCCGCGCAATACGACCACGACAAGCTCAACTGGTTGAATAACCACTACATCAAGGAAGCGGACAACGCGCGCCTGGCCGATCTCGCGAAGCCGTTTTTCGCGGAACTCGGTATCGATGAAGCGACGCTCGCCAGGGGCGCCGATCTGCCCGCGGTCGTCGGTCTGATGAAGGACCGCGCGTCGACGGTGAAGGAGATCGCCACCAACGCGGCGATGTTCTATCGCGAGCCGGCTCCGGAGCCCGAAGCGCTCGCGCAGCACGTGACCGATGCGGTGCGTCCGGCGCTCGCCGAACTGGCCGACGCGCTGAAAACCGTCGAGTGGACGAAGGAAGCGATTGCCGCGGCGATGAAGGCCGTGCTCGCGTCGCAGAAGCTCAAGATGCCGCAACTCGCGATGCCGGTGCGACTGCTCGTGGCGGGCACGACGCACACGCCGTCGATCGACAGCGTGCTGATGCTGTTCGGCCGCGAGACGGTGGTGAGCCGCATCGCGAGCGGCGTCGGCAAGGCGCTCGGCTGA
- a CDS encoding ABC transporter permease, which yields MRAIPSKTEAPAVPAPLAMLRAGLRIRELNILAVLILVGVLISVFSPYFLTTNNLMGVFRSFSLTAIMAVGMMLVIITGGIDLSVGSVMGLSSLVTALSFQHGLGAFAAVAAGLLTGVIVGAFNGFLVTRIQLPPFIATLGTLSIGRGLMYIITKGVPVTPDVPDSFTYIGQGYVGFIPFPVVVMAVLAACFSVVMRRTRFGRHVYATGGNETAALLSGVRTARVKFIVYALSGAIAALAGVISFSRFVSAEPAAGFGAELDVIAAAAIGGASLSGGVGSVEGAIIGAALAGIITNGVVLLNIDTYAQQTITGCVILIAVSIDIWRLRRKGR from the coding sequence TTGAGAGCCATCCCGTCGAAAACCGAAGCGCCCGCTGTGCCGGCTCCGCTTGCGATGCTGCGCGCCGGCCTGCGCATCCGCGAGCTGAATATTCTCGCGGTGCTGATCCTCGTCGGCGTGCTGATCAGCGTGTTTTCGCCATATTTCCTGACGACCAACAATCTGATGGGCGTGTTCCGCTCGTTTTCGCTGACCGCGATCATGGCCGTTGGGATGATGCTCGTCATTATTACGGGCGGCATCGATCTGTCGGTCGGTTCGGTCATGGGCCTCTCATCGCTCGTCACCGCGCTGTCGTTCCAGCACGGCCTGGGTGCCTTCGCCGCGGTCGCGGCGGGCCTCCTGACCGGTGTGATCGTCGGCGCGTTCAACGGCTTTCTCGTCACGCGCATCCAGTTGCCGCCGTTCATCGCGACGCTCGGCACGCTCAGCATCGGGCGCGGCCTCATGTACATCATTACGAAGGGCGTGCCGGTCACGCCCGACGTGCCCGACAGTTTCACCTATATCGGCCAGGGCTATGTCGGCTTTATTCCGTTTCCGGTCGTCGTGATGGCGGTGCTGGCCGCGTGCTTTTCGGTCGTGATGCGACGCACGCGGTTCGGCCGCCATGTCTACGCGACGGGCGGCAATGAAACCGCCGCGCTGCTAAGCGGTGTACGCACCGCGCGCGTGAAATTCATTGTCTATGCGCTGTCGGGCGCGATTGCGGCGCTGGCCGGCGTGATCAGCTTCTCGCGCTTCGTTTCAGCGGAACCGGCGGCCGGCTTCGGCGCGGAACTCGACGTAATCGCCGCTGCCGCGATCGGCGGTGCGAGCCTGTCGGGCGGCGTCGGCAGCGTCGAAGGCGCGATTATCGGTGCGGCGCTGGCCGGCATCATCACGAACGGCGTGGTGCTGCTCAATATCGACACCTACGCGCAGCAGACCATCACCGGCTGCGTCATCCTGATCGCAGTGAGCATCGACATCTGGCGGCTGCGCCGCAAGGGGCGCTAG
- a CDS encoding patatin-like phospholipase family protein: protein MENSLKQSSPRLSRRNFSLAAASAVLSACALPGGNKQPEPVKPSDSTASNTPPPPLSPTPPAVRPRPLRVGLALGGGAARGFAHIGVIKALEARNIEVDLVCGTSAGSVVGALYASGMNGFALNRLALKMDEASISDWAMPFRTRGFLQGVALQNYLNTTLDNRPIEKMAKPLGVVATDLKTGQPILFQRGNTGIAVRASCSVPSLFEPVKIGAHEYVDGGLVSPVPASFARKMGADFVIAVDISARPETGLTDSSFDVLLQTFTIMGQTIKAYELDKYADVVIRPNLAAMSGSDFGQRNAAILAGEEAVAKIMPELQRKLAASRVVV from the coding sequence CTGGAGAATTCGTTGAAACAGTCCTCGCCCCGTCTTTCGCGCCGCAACTTTTCGCTGGCTGCGGCTTCAGCCGTGTTGAGCGCCTGCGCGCTGCCCGGCGGCAATAAACAACCCGAACCGGTCAAACCGTCAGACAGCACCGCGTCGAACACGCCACCGCCACCGCTTTCGCCCACGCCGCCCGCCGTCAGGCCGCGGCCGCTGCGTGTCGGGCTCGCGCTCGGCGGCGGCGCCGCGCGCGGCTTTGCGCATATCGGCGTGATCAAAGCGCTCGAGGCGCGCAACATCGAGGTCGATCTCGTATGCGGCACGAGCGCGGGCTCGGTGGTCGGCGCGCTGTACGCGTCGGGAATGAACGGCTTCGCGCTCAATCGCCTCGCGTTGAAAATGGACGAAGCGTCGATCAGCGACTGGGCCATGCCGTTTCGCACGCGCGGTTTTCTGCAAGGCGTTGCGCTGCAGAATTACCTGAACACGACGCTCGACAACCGGCCGATCGAAAAGATGGCGAAGCCGCTCGGCGTTGTCGCGACCGACCTGAAAACCGGCCAGCCGATCCTGTTTCAACGCGGCAATACCGGCATCGCGGTGCGCGCGTCGTGCAGCGTGCCGTCGCTGTTCGAGCCGGTGAAGATCGGCGCGCACGAGTATGTCGACGGCGGCCTCGTGAGCCCTGTGCCGGCGTCGTTTGCGCGCAAGATGGGGGCGGACTTCGTGATCGCGGTCGATATCTCCGCGCGCCCTGAAACGGGTCTCACGGACAGCTCGTTCGACGTGCTGCTGCAGACCTTCACGATCATGGGCCAGACGATCAAGGCCTACGAGCTCGACAAATACGCGGATGTCGTGATCCGCCCGAATCTCGCGGCGATGAGCGGCAGCGACTTCGGGCAGCGTAATGCCGCGATTCTTGCCGGTGAGGAAGCGGTCGCGAAGATCATGCCGGAGTTGCAGCGCAAGCTCGCGGCGAGCCGGGTGGTGGTTTGA
- a CDS encoding cytochrome P460 family protein, producing MKRIWTGLIATLLLSLASTTPSFAASNDTHAEAASPIYGVTIPHGYRKWQFVAPAEEADPLNELRIVLGNPAAMKALEKNTLPFPDGSILVKLAWKRVPSAEFAPASVPGAATTVQVMVKNSKRYRDSGGWGFGRFINGQPADLAQHQTCFACHQARVKNHDFVFTRLAP from the coding sequence ATGAAGCGTATCTGGACTGGCCTCATCGCCACGTTGCTGCTGTCGCTTGCCTCGACGACACCCTCGTTCGCCGCGTCGAACGATACGCATGCCGAAGCAGCGTCGCCGATCTACGGCGTGACGATTCCGCACGGCTACCGGAAGTGGCAGTTCGTCGCGCCCGCCGAGGAAGCGGATCCGCTCAACGAGTTGCGCATCGTGCTCGGCAATCCGGCTGCGATGAAGGCGCTCGAGAAAAACACGCTGCCGTTTCCGGACGGATCGATACTCGTGAAGCTCGCGTGGAAACGCGTGCCGTCCGCGGAATTCGCCCCGGCGTCGGTGCCCGGCGCCGCGACGACCGTGCAGGTCATGGTGAAGAACTCGAAGCGCTATCGTGATTCAGGCGGCTGGGGCTTCGGCCGTTTCATCAACGGGCAGCCGGCCGATCTCGCGCAGCATCAGACGTGCTTTGCGTGCCATCAGGCGCGTGTGAAGAACCATGATTTCGTGTTTACGCGGCTTGCGCCGTAG
- a CDS encoding C40 family peptidase, whose product MQHRSLHQACTRVVAGMFIGVLMVAASGAFADAFADEVSSFNQNASFSTPTSFSGAGSNFLIPSVSPSTSSSSAANALSSSSSTPASTGGARSFLSGVAGKAGDVVVGALNLIGVRYRWGGSSPDSGLDCSGFVRYVFQDTLGLALPRRAEEMSRVGEKVRVADLKPGDLVFFNTMRRTFSHVGIYIGDNKFVHSPSTGSTIRVDDMDDAYWEKRFTGARRVETSFSPEQQQDLRQRVSATIGGGN is encoded by the coding sequence ATGCAGCACCGATCTCTCCACCAGGCTTGCACGCGCGTCGTCGCCGGGATGTTCATTGGCGTACTGATGGTGGCAGCTTCCGGCGCTTTTGCCGACGCATTTGCCGACGAAGTAAGCAGCTTTAACCAGAATGCCTCGTTTTCGACCCCCACGAGTTTCTCGGGCGCCGGGTCGAACTTCCTGATTCCCTCGGTTTCCCCCAGCACTTCGTCGAGTAGCGCGGCGAACGCGTTGTCGTCCTCCTCGTCTACACCGGCCAGCACCGGCGGCGCGCGCTCGTTCCTGTCAGGCGTCGCCGGCAAGGCAGGCGACGTCGTGGTGGGCGCGCTGAACCTGATCGGCGTGCGCTACCGCTGGGGCGGTTCGTCGCCCGATTCCGGGCTCGATTGCAGCGGTTTCGTGCGCTACGTGTTCCAGGACACGCTCGGCCTCGCGCTGCCGCGTCGCGCAGAGGAAATGAGCCGCGTCGGCGAGAAGGTCCGCGTGGCCGACCTGAAGCCGGGCGATCTCGTGTTCTTCAACACGATGCGCCGCACGTTCTCGCACGTCGGCATCTATATCGGCGACAACAAGTTCGTGCACTCGCCGTCGACGGGCAGCACGATCCGCGTCGACGACATGGACGACGCGTACTGGGAAAAGCGCTTTACCGGCGCGCGCCGCGTTGAGACGTCGTTCTCGCCCGAGCAGCAGCAAGATTTGCGTCAGCGCGTGAGCGCGACGATCGGCGGCGGTAACTGA